The Shewanella halotolerans region GGCAGGGCCGAACAGCAGGTCATATTCGATACCCGAATCCACCAGCGCCGCCGCATAGAAGCGACCCAGACGCGCCAGATCACGCCCGGTATTAAACAGGCCAGCATTAAAGAAGTAAGGGCTAGTGCGGCCTGACTTTAACGTAAATTCGCCAAAACGTAATACCTGACGCTCAAGGGCAAACTCAATAAACTCACGTTGATAGGCTTTCACAATCTCTCCTTTTTAAAATGTAGGGGTACGCTCAATTCGATTTAAAAAAAGGACCCCGTAGGGTCCTGATCAACAAAATAATGATTAACTCAATGCCGCCTTCTGCACATCGACGATCTCGCGAATGCCGTGCTTGGCCAGATCCAGCAGACTCAGCAGCTCTTCATGGCTAAAGGGTTCGCCCTCGGCTGTACCCTGAATCTCGATGATTTTACCTGTCTCTGTCATCACCACGTTCATATCGGTCTCTGCGGCGCTATCTTCCACATACTCGAGATCGCAGATAGGCTCGCCCTTGTAGATGCCTACACTCACGGCGGCAATCAAAAACTTAAGTGGGTTGGTCTTGATCAGTCCCTTACCACGGGCCCAGTTAAGCGCGTCAACCAGCGCCACACAGGCACCGGTAATGGCTGCAGTGCGGGTGCCACCATCGGCCTGGATCACGTCACAGTCGATGACGATAGTGTTTTCACCCAGTGCCTTCATATCTACCGCGGCGCGCAGAGCACGGCCGATAAGACGCTGAATCTCCTGGGTACGTCCAGACTGTTTACCACGGGCAGCCTCGCGATCCATACGGCTGTGGGTCGAGCGTGGCAGCATGCCATATTCGGCGGTTACCCAACCTTGGCCCTGACCTTTCAGGAAACGTGGCACCCCTTCGGTGAAGCTCGCGGTGCACAGCACCTTAGTCTCGCCAAATTCGATTAATACAGAACCTTCTGCATGGGCTGTGAACTGTCGCGTAATGGTTACCGGACGAGATTGAGCTGGGGTTCTGTCACTTGGGCGCATTGGCATTTCCTGTTTGAAATAGAGATAAGCAGATTTGGCTGCATATTATAGGGGCTTGCGCGCTTCGATGCCATGTTAATCATGACCGAAAGCGTAAAGGGAGGAGAGTTTGCTTTAACCCTGCAACTCATCGGACTATAATCCAAGGTCACTAAATCGATTTAAACTATTGGAATTACCCATGATCCAAAGCATGACAGCCTATGCTCGCATCGAGCACAAAGCACAATGGGGCACCGCCTCCTGGGAGATCCGTTCGGTCAATCAACGTTACCTGGAAACCTACCTGCGACTGCCAGAACAGCTGCGCAGCCTAGAGCCTGTCCTCAGAGACCGTCTGCGTAAACGTTTAAATCGCGGCAAGATTGAGGTCAACCTACGTTACGATCTCGGTGAAGATAAAAATAGCGACCTACAGCTTAACCAAGCCTTGGCCAGTCAGATCATTCAGGCGGCCAACTGGGTCAAGCAGGAAGCCGGTCAAGGCGAGATCAACATTGTCGACGTGCTGCGCTGGCCAGGCGTGATGTCAGGCAGCGAGCAGGACATGGATGCCATAGGCAAAGAGCTACTCTCCGCCTTCGACAGCGCGGTCGATCAGTTCATCGAGGCCCGTGGTCGTGAGGGGGAAGCGATCAAGGCAATGCTGGAAACCCGCCTGCAGGCCATCGAGGAACAAGTAGCCATCGTTCGCGAGCACATGCCTACTGTGATGCAGTGGCAGCGCGACAAACTCACCAACCGTTTAGCCGAGATCCAGGGCGAACTGGATCCCGCCCGCCTGGAACAGGAGATGGTACTGCTGGCGCAGAAAATGGACGTCGCCGAAGAGATGGACAGACTCGACGCCCACGTCGCCGAGACCCGCCGCATCCTCAAGAAAGGCGGCGCCCAGGGCCGACGCCTAGACTTCATGATGCAGGAGTTCAACCGCGAGTCCAACACCCTGGCCTCCAAGTCTATCAGCTCAGAGGTCACCGCCGCCGCAGTAGAACTCAAAGTGCTTATCGAGCAGATGCGAGAACAGATCCAGAACGTGGAATAGTATTTCACAAAGTAAAGACATAAATTAAAATGTTTATAAAACAGGAGAATAGCCCACATTAAGATGTAATGATATTTTACAACATCTTCTTTAAGTGCATTTTAATGGTGACAGATACGGTGGCAGATTTTCTATAATCATGTAGGATGTAGAAATCTGTCACCTTTTTATATCTGCCTTATGAATGACGCTCAACTAAAATCCAAACTTAGAGAAGGGACTGCTGGCAAGTTCAATGTTGACAGGGGGCTGTATTTTCGAGTCACTCCAGAAGGTACAGGCTTCTGGATTGTCCGTTATACGATCAATAGCAAAAGACGTGAACTTACAATCGGTCGCTACGGTAAGCCTCCTGAAGGCTTAAGCCTAGCAAATGCAAAACTTAAAGCTGCTATTGTTAGGGCACAAGTGAATGAAGGTGTAGATCCAATAGCAGAAAAGAAACGCTCCTCATTAGTAAATCTGAACACTGTTAACGATATTGCTCTAGACTGGTTAGAAGGTTGCAAAAAGAGGCTAGAGAACCCGCAGATACCCGAAAGAGTCTACAGGAAAGATATCGCACCAAAGATTGGTGACTTACCGATAGGGAGAGTTAGCCCAAGAGACATATTGGGCATAATCCGAGGCATCGATAATAGTGGACGACCAACAATCGCCAACGATGCTCTTGTCTACTGTAAGCAAATTTTTAACCACGCAATAAAACTAGGGCTTATTGATTTCAATGTAGCTTCAGCATTCACAAGCAAAGATGCAGGTGGAACCGAAAAGTCGCGTATCCGCGCCTTATCTTTCGACGAAGTAAGATCCGTTTTTCACGTTTTCTCAGAAAACAGCCAACAATTTACACGAGAAAATTATATAGCCTGTTTGCTACTAATATGCCTAGGAACTAGAAAAGGTGAGCTGATAGCTGCCCAGTGGAAAGAGTTTGATTTTGACAACCTCATTTGGACCTTGGATAAAAACAGAACAAAAACAGGTGTTGAGATAAAAATTCCTATTCCTGCAAAACTGCTCCCCTATTTCGAAGAGCTAAAAGTACGATCTTGTGAATCTGACTATCTGTTCCCTGCACGAAGAGCAAGTAAAAAA contains the following coding sequences:
- the rph gene encoding ribonuclease PH — protein: MRPSDRTPAQSRPVTITRQFTAHAEGSVLIEFGETKVLCTASFTEGVPRFLKGQGQGWVTAEYGMLPRSTHSRMDREAARGKQSGRTQEIQRLIGRALRAAVDMKALGENTIVIDCDVIQADGGTRTAAITGACVALVDALNWARGKGLIKTNPLKFLIAAVSVGIYKGEPICDLEYVEDSAAETDMNVVMTETGKIIEIQGTAEGEPFSHEELLSLLDLAKHGIREIVDVQKAALS
- a CDS encoding YicC/YloC family endoribonuclease is translated as MIQSMTAYARIEHKAQWGTASWEIRSVNQRYLETYLRLPEQLRSLEPVLRDRLRKRLNRGKIEVNLRYDLGEDKNSDLQLNQALASQIIQAANWVKQEAGQGEINIVDVLRWPGVMSGSEQDMDAIGKELLSAFDSAVDQFIEARGREGEAIKAMLETRLQAIEEQVAIVREHMPTVMQWQRDKLTNRLAEIQGELDPARLEQEMVLLAQKMDVAEEMDRLDAHVAETRRILKKGGAQGRRLDFMMQEFNRESNTLASKSISSEVTAAAVELKVLIEQMREQIQNVE
- a CDS encoding tyrosine-type recombinase/integrase, whose product is MNDAQLKSKLREGTAGKFNVDRGLYFRVTPEGTGFWIVRYTINSKRRELTIGRYGKPPEGLSLANAKLKAAIVRAQVNEGVDPIAEKKRSSLVNLNTVNDIALDWLEGCKKRLENPQIPERVYRKDIAPKIGDLPIGRVSPRDILGIIRGIDNSGRPTIANDALVYCKQIFNHAIKLGLIDFNVASAFTSKDAGGTEKSRIRALSFDEVRSVFHVFSENSQQFTRENYIACLLLICLGTRKGELIAAQWKEFDFDNLIWTLDKNRTKTGVEIKIPIPAKLLPYFEELKVRSCESDYLFPARRASKKRAYISHDTLNHALAKLFGMKVDSNKSPLANKLQQAGVEHFVIHDLRRTCRSLLAELSVPSHIAERCLNHKLRGVEGIYDRYDYFDERKAALDALATKIIESLNQQ